In one Solanum lycopersicum chromosome 11, SLM_r2.1 genomic region, the following are encoded:
- the LOC138339460 gene encoding uncharacterized protein — MEIDTLPINTVQNPKNDGHCMAITNRGGKKTIDPPMLSNEEKVTKDSDKVVDVDGELEDYTEKDSEVPKKVTPMPRPPTPFPQRLVKKTEDGKYRRFITMLKQLYINVPLIEALEQTPGYDKFMKDMVTKIRSVTFEDDDRLQHCSAIGTRSLAQKKENPGALTLPCTVLSLHIAKALCGLGASINLMPLSIYKKLGLGDPKPITMRLLMAYLTV; from the coding sequence ATGGAAATCGACACTCTTCCTatcaacactgtccaaaatccaaaaaatgatggacattgtatggcaattactaatCGCGGTGGCaagaaaaccattgacccacctatgctatctaatgaggaaaaggtgacaaaagattctgataaagtggtagatgtTGATGGTGAATTAGAGGATTACACTGAAAAAGAttctgaagtgcctaaaaaggtcactcccatgcctaggccaccaaccccatttcctcaaagattagtaaaaaagactgaggatggtaaatatcggcgtttcataacaatgttgaaacaGCTTtatatcaatgtccctttgatagaagctctagaacaaacgCCCGGTTAtgacaaatttatgaaagatatggtcacCAAGataagatcggtcactttcgaggatgatgatagactgcagcattgtagtgctattggtACAAGATCCCtcgcacaaaagaaagaaaatcctGGTGCGTTAACTCTTCCTTGTACAGTTTTGTCATTACATATTGCCAAAGCATTATGTggtctgggggcaagcataaatctcatgcccctctcgatttacaagaaattaggtttgggggatccaaaacccatcacaatgcggctactgatggcttaTCTGACAGTGTAA